Genomic DNA from Labilibaculum sp. DW002:
TAACAGTTCCTCTTTTACGAACAAGGCCAAGAGTAAAAACGTGTAATGCCTGAAGTTTTTCAGTAGGCATTGCGGTTTCATTTCTTAATGCTTCGGTAATCGCATCATCAACTTTCATCATTTTAGCAATACCTGTATGTCCAGGAACACAATAAGTACATTCGTGTTCTACATTTATAGTTTGCCATACAACGGTTAATTCCTCTTTATTAAATGAAGAATTTTCGAACAATTTATGAAGTATCTGATATGCCTCAAGAGTACTTGGAGACTCGGCTAGTATTGCATGTAAGTTGGGTAGCATTCCAAATGCTTTTAGCGAATTTTCCAATAAAGGCTTACTGTTTTCTGGTGCTGATTCTACTGTGTGAATTTTAAATGTAGTCATGATTTTTTCTTTAATTTATTATAATTTTTTGATTGTTATCTTAATCTATGCAGTCGCTTAGATTAAGAATAAAAAAAATGTTTTAAATTTTCAAATGCGTTTTCGATGCAATCGCCTAAGGCTTGTTGTTCAAAATAACTAGTAGCCATAAAAAATCCTTGCATCGAAATCAATAAGTGTTTTCTTAATTAATAATTGATGCGACAAATCTAAACGTACGCTTAGTAATTTGCAAGTTTTAATTTCTAAAAAATGTTAAAACATTGTTTTTACCTCTTAAACGGAGAAAGTACGTTGAGAATTTATACTATAAAATTGCCTTGTATGTAGCTTTTGAAGCTTTTCGAATGCAATTGTTTTCAGGAATATTCTCCATAGTGTTACATTTTGTTGAAAGCTAAAGGAGTACGAGACATTGTAATAAATTAAAGAGGAACACAATTTTTTGTATTCCTCTCTTCACTGATGTAATTATTGTGGTGTAGTAGTTTTCTTAATTTAAGTAGTATTTAAATGTTTATCCATCTTCTTTTTCATGGTCATTAAAGGTGTAATATCTTCTAAAATAATGATGATATAATTTTCCTTTTTATAGGTAAACAATCGTGTTGAAAACTGTAAATCTTTATCTTCTTTTTTTCCGTCGTAATCGAAAAAAGGTTTGGTAATGTGTTCTCTGAAAATAGCTTCATTATTAACGTAAGAATGAAGAGCTGCTAATCTTAATTCACATGTGCGGCACATACTAGTAGTACCACATAGCTTCTGTTCTTCTATTTGATAAGCACATCCAATTACATCTCCACACTTTCGATACATTAAATTTTCATCTCTTTTATTAGAGAATATGCTTAGCATAGGATTGTTGTACGCTCTTAATTTTAGATCTTTATCTAAAAGCATAATGCATGAGCTAATATTATTGAGAATTAAATTTAGAAATTCACTGTCTTCACTCAAGACACTAAAGCGCTCATTGGTATGTGTTAAGTCAGTTTGCATTTTTTGTCAGCGAAATTATTTGATTCAAATAGGATTTGAATTGTTTTATCTAATTTATGTAATTTTATGATAATTTCAAAATATTATGGAAAGATAAAATCTATTGTGATTTATTTCACATAAAATCTGATTAATGGTATTTATGTAAGAGAATAGAGTGGATTTTTTTGTTCACTCATTGGCTTAGTAGAGTTGGAGTGAAATGCTTTTGAGACAAATGTTTTTGTATTGTCTCGAATTACAAGTGAATTAGAAATCGGAGTCTTTGCTTGTAAAGTTTTAACATGCTAAAGGAAGATTAATAGAATGTCATGGAAGGTGTTCCAGATGTAATTGCTGATTTAGTGTAATTCTTTTGATCTAAAATTGCAAGAAATAGAGTGATGATCCTCCGATTATAATCCAAGTGATAATTCCCAATAAAAAAGTATTACCACCCGTTTCCTTGATTTCAGAAACAGAAATACTTGAACCGATAAATAGTAAAGCAATGACCATTCCTTTTTTGCCTAACCACTTTAAATGTGCAAAACCTTCTTGCCATTGAGGGAACAGATGAGCAACTATAATTGCCAATACAAAGACTCCAATAAACCAAGGTATTTTTATTTTACCTGAGTCAGAGTTTTTATTGAAAATTGCGAATACAATTGAAACAGGAATGATCCAAAGTGCACGAGTTAATTTAACGGTAGTGGCAATTTCTAAAGCTTGCTCTCCATAGGCTGCTGATGCACCTACTACTGAGCTGGTATCGTGAATTGCGATTGCAGACCAAAAACCAAATGTTTCCTGACTCATTTCAAAATAATGACCAATAATAGGAAATAGCATTAGTGCGAGCGAATTAAGAACAAAAACAACTGCCATTGCGAACAAAACCTGTTTGTTTTTTGCATTAATTACTGGCGCAACTGCAGCTATTGCACTGCCACCGCATATGGCCGTTCCTGCAGCAATTAATATGGTGGTTGCTTTCTCAACCCTTAAAAGTTTACCCAATAGTAATCCAATACTAATGGTTGCAATTACCGAAACTGCAGTAAAACCAAAACCTGATTTTGATGCTTCCATTACCATGCTTAGATTCATGCCAAAACCCATTAGTACAATGGAAGCTTGCAATACTGAAGATGTGTGTTTGGTAAACCGATTGGTTTTAATTCCAAACATGGAAAAGAAGAGTCCCATAATTAAAGCAATCGCCGGTGAAAATCCTGGCACAAAGCAGAGAATAATCCCAATGAAGAATAGATAACTTGATTTTTTAGAGAATAGCTGCATTCGTTTTTGTTCTTTGTTTTGTAAAACAAAAATACAGCTAATTAATAGCTTGTGGAAATTGTAAAATGTTATTAATTATAGCTAAAAGTTATAGTGATTCAGAAAATCAATAAATAATCCAGGAATTTTTAATTCAGGTCCTTTACGCAATGCCATTCTTAATTTTCGATGAATATTCAATTCACTAACGTTTAGTTTACAAAGACTTTTTAGCTTTATTTCTTTCTCAATCGACTTTTCTGAGATCAAGGCAATACCATCAAAATTACAAAGGAAATTTTTAATGGCTTCGGTACTTCCCAAGTGAATTAGAATGTTTAATTTTTCCAGATCTATGTTTTGTTTGGCAAGGGCTTTCTGAATTACCTGAAGGCTTCCAGAGCCTTTTTCGCGAAGCACCAAAGGTATTTCCTGGATATCGCTTAATTTAATGTTTTTGCGTTTGGCATACACACTTTGTGTTCCTGTAACTACAACAATTTCATCATCCAAAAAATCCATGTATTTGATGTTCGAATTAGATTTTTCATTTTCCACCAAAGCCAAATCAATTTCATTATCGAGTAGTTTTTGCTCCATCTCAAAAGAATTACCGTTGAATAAATCCAATTTTATTTTTGGATAACGCCTATGAAAAGATGCAATAACCGATGGAATAAGGTATTGAGAAATGGTTGAGCTGGCACCAATCCGTAAAGAACCATTAAATGCCTCGCTTAATCTGCCCAGTTCGTAATCCAAATCACGGTATTGCTGTTTGATTTGTTTAAGGCTACGATACACCAATTTACCCGATTTAGTTAGGTAAACCTTGTTTCCTTTTCGTTCGAAAAGAGCAGTTTCTAATTTGCTTTCTAACTCCTTAATGTGTTTGGTAACTGCAGGTTGGCTTATGAATAGTTCTTCGGCTGCTTTTGAGAAATTAAGGTTTTCTGCTACTGCAATAAATACTTCATCACGATAATCCATATTTTATCCAATTAGTGTTGTTTTCAACCATTTCCAGGGAAATAGCATTGATACATTCTGCTGGTAAATTCGATATTCCTCTCCGTATTCGAGGACTAGTTTTTTTTCCTCCAGATAGCAACCAACAATCAGATAAATGCTAAATATTGCATTTACAATTAATGCACTTATATCTATATTTCTTGACCAAATAAATAAAAAAGTTGCCGTATACCAAGGATGACGAATGATGCTGAGTATTCCTGCAGTGCTTAAATTTCCATCATCAGACATTGTTTTATGATGTTCTGATTGCTGAATCTGGCGAAAGCCTAAAAAGGATAATAAATCGTATGATTTCGAACCTGCAAAAAACAGAAAAAAGCAGGTTAGTAAGATTAGTATACGGCCAATTTGAAAATATCCCGACCAGTCAAAAATCATTTCACTTTTTAATGAATAGGAAAACAAAATAAGTGGTAGAAATGTAATCAGAGAGAACAAATTGTAAAGTATCCGATAAGTTCGAAAGTGTTTACCCAATTTTGGTTCAATATATGCGAGAAAACGGTTGGAAATTAAACTGCTGTGAAAAATGCACCAGAGTACTAATAATAATGAGAGGAGAAGATGTTGTGTTGAAATCATCAGGTAAAAGTAAGAAATAGATTCTGTTTGAAAGAGAACTATTTCTTACTTTCTAAATGATATACATCGGAAAAAGGTCTTTTTATCAATTATCTCTAATTAAGGGAAATGTTGTAAGCTCCTTTAGTCAGAATCTTAGCTAGGTTTTGAGAACCTACAATTTCTGTAAATCCTTTAGATTCACTTCCAGTTTTTATTTTTTCTTTGCGCAGATAATAGTTTTGTCCGTCACTTTTATCAATTACAAAAACATATCGGTCGGGGCCTGATTTAAGAATTGCCTGACTCGGAAGTGCCTTTGCATCTTTTTCATTTGTAATAATTTCAGCTTCGATAAATGATCCATTGTATAATTTCCCTTTTGCCTCTTCTTCAATTTTAGCCAAACAGAGAATGGTTTTAGTTTTCGGATCGATTCCTTTTCCAATTGCACTTATATGTGCGGTATGTATTTTATCAGAATTACTTAGGGTTTTAAAATGTACAATCTGTCCTATTTTTAGCCGTTGAATATCCTTTTCGAATACCGAAATTTGAACTTGGAGCAGATTGGTATTCACAATTTCAAGTAAGGATTTTTGTTGTTCGGCGAATTCACCAAGAATCATATTGTAATTGGTAATAAAGCCATCTATTGGAGCTGTTAATGAAAGAGAAGAGTAAAAGTCGCCTTCTTTTATTTTATTTGTGTCGAGATGTAAAATCTTTAATTTCAACTCTAAACTTTCATATTTTGCTTTTGCTGATTTGTAGGTGCTTTCAGAGGAGTTAAGGTTTTTCTTGGCGCCAATTTTTTCGTTGTACAGCGCTTTGTTTCTTTCGTAAGCCGCCTTAATACTTGGAATGTGGGCTGAGATTTCCGCGAAATCTTGCTGAAGGGAAATCAATTCATTGGATTCAATTTGACACAACACTTGACCTTTTTTCACATAATCGCCAGTTGTGAAATGAATACTCTTTACAATACCTGAAATAGGTGTGCTTATATTGGCAATTCCATTTGGAGGTGCTGAAATGGATCCGTTGCAGGAGATTAAGTCCTCAAAGCAATGCGTAGTCGCCCTGCCAATTTCCATTTTTTCGGTTATGAATTGTTGCTTGGAAATCTGAATTAATTGTTCGCTCTCGTTAATGATGGGATTAATGGGAGGTGTTTTTGGCTTGCATGCAAAAAAACACATTGTTAATAGTATATTGGCGAGTAGGATATAGCTTTTCATGATATTAGGTTTTATTTATTAAGATAGTTGGCTTCAAGAGCAAGATTATTGTACCGAGCAAGATTATCGAGATAATTTAGGGTCAGATTTAATGCATTTTCAATGCTTACAACATACTGGAAAAAGTCCAGTTCACCCATTTGATATGATTTTTGAGCTATTCTTATGATTTCTTCACTCAATTTCCGACCTGAATCTTCATAGTTTTGGATGGATTCTTCAAATTTCATCAACTCTATTTGCAATTCTTCCTGTTTTGCTTCGCGATTAATTAGAAAATTACTTCGCATGTTTTGATTAATGTCTAAGGCAATTTTGTTGGCTTTTATTCGTGCTTTTTGTTCTCCGAAAAATAGTGGCACTGCTAATCCAATTTGAAAACCTTGGTAGGTTTGAGCCTTAGCATACTTATTGCTTCCTCTGTAATAGCCAAGTGAAATATCTGGAAGTAGCTTGTTTTTCTCTAATCCAAGCAAGGCATATTGTTGTTCGCGTTGTAGTTTCATAATTTGTAAATCGGAACTAGATTCAACGAGATTGTTCTCGATAGGAATTCTATTCAATTCCTGCAGTGGAATTGTAAATGCACTATCCTGTTGCAAAATAGCTTTCATTTTTTCATTGGCGATATCCAGATTGTGCTTCAGTTGTTGGATAACAGTAGCTATTTGTTGTTGTTTGGCCTTGGCATTTAATAAATCTATCTGACTGATGTCTCCTTTTTCAAATCTGATCTCAGCACTTTTTCTAAAATTAGTATATAAAGAGTCTATTTTGAAAAATACTTTTAGTTTGTGTTGCAGATAGAGGATTTGATTATATGCTTGAGATACACTTTTGGAAACCATCTGTTTTTGTCGGTAATAATTGGTTTCCGTAATTGATACATTTCTTTTATTCACCTTCAATTGTGCGCTGTAAACACTTGGGAAACTAAATGTTTGTTCTACACCAAAAATTTTGAGAGGATGACCATTTTCCGCAATGTTGTTTTGATCGTATTCGTAATAGAAATATGTTTTGTCTATAGAAAAAGCACTTGCTTTTAAGGCTTCACTTTGTTTTATGGCAAGTTTGAAAGCTTGAAGTTGCTTATTGTTATCCATTGCAATTTCAATTGCATTTTCAAGGCTCAATTCCTTCGTTTGTGCAGTTGCCGTAAGCGATAAAAAGGCAATGAGGATGCCGGTAATTGCAGATTTAGATCGGATGAATCGAAGTGGTCTCCATTGAATGCCGATGACATTATAAAAGATTTCAAATAGTAAAGGCAAGGCAATCATAGTTAGCATGGTAGATGTAATAAGACCTCCGATAACGACAGTTGCCAAAGGGCGTTGTACTTCAGCTCCAGCACCTGTCGAAATAGCCATTGGCAAGAATCCCATTGCCGCCGCCGCAGCTGTTAGCATTACCGGACGAAGTCGATCTTTTGTGCCAGTGAGTATCAATTCTCGCATACTGGTCATTCCTTTTTCTTGCAAATCTTTAAGATGTTCAATCAACACAATTCCATTTAAAACTGCAATGCCAAAAAGAGCTATAAAGCCTATTCCTGCAGATACACTAAAAGGCATACCTCTTATCCATAAAAAAAGAACACCACCAACGGTAGATAAGGGAACCGCGGTAAAGATTAGAGCTGCATCTTTAAACGACCCAAAAGCAAAGTGCAGGAAGATAAAGATCAGAAGTAAGGCAAGTGGAACAGCAAACAGTAAGCGCTTAGACGCATTCTGAAGATTTTCAAACTGACCGCCATAAACAATGTAATTTCCCGGTTCCAGTTTAATTGTACCCTCAATTCTACTTTGTATGTCTTCAACGACTGACTGTAAGTCACGATTTCTAACATTCACACTAACCGACATCATACGATGTGTGTTCTCACGGGATATTTTTGCAGGACCTTCCGAGAAAGAGATGTCGGCCAGTTCGTTCATAGGAATTTGATTTCCATTTGGGAGAGGAATCATTAATTGTTGAACATTTTCGATGTCCACCCGATTTTCTTTTTGAAGTCGAACGACTAGTTCGAAACGTTTTTCACCTTCGAAAACACTGCCACTAGATTCTCCTCCAAAAGCCATTGCCAAATAGGAGTTTAGCGTTTTCATATCCAAACCATAATGAGCTATTTTATTGCGTTTGTAGATTACGCTCATTTGCGGCAATCCTTCTGTTTTTTCTAAAATAATATCAGCCGCACCAGGCACATCTTCAATTAATTTCTTGATCTCACTGGCTTTTTCATTTAAATATGCCAAATCTTCACCAAACAGCTTGATGGCAATATCTTCACGAACTCCTGTCAATAGTTCATTAAATCGCATTTCGATAGGCTGAGTGAACTCATATTCAATGCCGGGAATAATCGATAGAGCTTCTTTAAATAGATCTGCCAGTTCTTCCTTATTTTTTGCGGACGTCCATTCATGTCGAGGATTTAGTTTTATAATCATATCAATTTCTTCCATCGACATTGGATCTGTTGGAACTTCGGCTGCTCCAATACGACAAACAATTTGATCTACCTCGGGAAAACTATCGATTAGGATGTTTTCCATTTGGGTGCAGATTTCAACGGTTTTTGACAGAGAAGTGCCTGTTTTTAGAACCGGTTGAATCACAAAATCACCTTCATCAAGTGTAGGAACAAATTCACCTCCCATTTTCGAGAACAAAACACCCGTAAAAATAAGTGCTGCCAGTGAGGCTCCTAAAACGAATCTCTTGTGACCGCAAGACCATTTCATAACGGGAATATACGATTGATAGGTTAAATTCATGATTTTATCCGCAATATTCCATTTGCCTTTTTTTTCAGGTTTTAAGAAGAGGGAAGAGGCAACAGGAAGCCAAGTAAAGCCTAATATCATAGCACCAATTATCGCAAAACTAAACGAAAGAGCCATTGGTCTAAACATTTTACCTTCCACTCCTTGTAGAGATAGAATTGGAATAAAAACGATGAGAATAATTATTTGCCCAAAAATGGCAGAATTCATCATTTTGGATGCTCCGGTAAAGGTGATTTTATCAATAAGGGTTTTCTTTTCTTCTTTGTTTGCTTGATTGAATTCATCAGTTTTCACATTGATCCGAATGGCAATGTATTCGACAATGATAACGGCTCCATCAATTATAATTCCAAAGTCGAGAGCTCCCAAGCTCATTAAATTAGCATCAATACCAAAAATGTACATCAAGGAAAGCGTGAAGAGAAGTGCCAAAGGAATCATTGAAGCAATAACCAATGCCGATCGTATATTTCCAAGTAATACAAAGACGATTAGCATTACAATCAAGCAACCCAAAACCAAATTTTCGACAACAGTAGTCGTGGTTTTGCCTATTAATTCACTTCGCTCTAATATTGGATTAATAAAAACACCTTCGGGCAGATTTTTCTGGATTTCAGCAACTCTATCCTTTACTTCATTAATCACCAATTTGGAGTTGGCATTTTTCAGCATCATGACTTGACCCAGAACTTTTTCTCCCTGACCGTTTGCCGTGATAGCTCCAAAACGATTGGCATATCCAAAATGAACCGTGGCAATATCTCTAACCAAAATGGGAATACCGCTGTTATTCTTAACCACAATATTTTCAATATCCTGAATGGACTTTACTTGCCCGTCGCCACGGATAAAGTAGGATTGATTGGTTTTTTCGATGTAGGCACCACCAGAAATGCTGTTGTTGTTTTGTAAAGCTTCAAAAACTTCCATCAAGTTAAGATCCATGGATCTTAATCGAGTTGGATCAATTGCGACCTCGTATTGCTTTAAAAATCCGCCCCAGCTGTTTACTTCAACTACTCCTGAAATTCCGGATAATTGTCTTCTAACAATCCAATCCTGAACAGTTCGTAAATCCATTGCAGAATATCGATTTTCAAATCCGGGTTTAACATCCAGTATGTATTGGTAAATTTCGCCTAATCCAGTGGTTATTGGTCCCATTTCTGGAGAACCAAACCCTTCAGGAATATTCGCTGATGCTGCCTTAATTTTTTCTGCAATTAGTTGGCGGGGAAGATAAGTGCCAATTTCATCATTAAATACAATGGTAACAACGGATAAGCCAAATTTCGAAATTGATCTAATTTCTTCAACTCCAGGAAGGTTTGCCATTTCCAACTCAACAGGAGCGGTAATGAATTGCTCTATTTCCTGTGTGGATAGATTTCCCGAAGTAGTAATTACCTGAACCTGATTGTTGGTAATGTCGGGAACAGCGCCAATTGGGATTTTTAAAATTGAGTAACATCCAAATAGAACAATAGAGAGCGTAAATAGAATTACAATAAGTTTATTTCGGATACTGAAATTGATGATCTTTTCTAACATTGACATTGGGCTTGTGATTGTTAGTAATAAATAATGATATTTAAATTTAAGGATTATTATATAAAATTTTGAGTTTAATTGAAATCAATTAAGAATATTCTCAATTTTTCGTTGATGAACTCTTCTAAATGAACCAAGCGAAAGAATTATTAATAATATTGAATGTTATGAAAATATAACATAAGGGTGAAATGATTTGTTTTTTGTTAAGTAAATCGATAAATTATGATTTGGTAGAAAAATCTGGTGATTCAATTAGATTTTAGACTAATAAGAGTTAAGTTAGTGTGAGTGGTGTAATAATTAATGTGAAAAATATTAATTTTTATTAAACGTATATTGTTTTCAGCACAAACAGGTTATGTGTATGCGTGTTTTTTTTGAATGAAATTTCTTGTGTTTATAGTATGAAAAAGTAACAAAAAAGGCATTCTGCCGTAAATTGGTTGTAGAATTTATATCTGAAAGGATTAGAATTAAATCGCTATTTAATTAAATCAGACTCATGCTTTCACTAGAAAGCAATTTAATATTCACTTATGAAGAAAATTTTAGTTGTTGACGACAAACCTTCCATGAGCCAATTAATGGTTCGATTTCTACAAAATTCATTTGATGTAACCACAAAAGAAGATGGTTTGCAAGCTATCAGTTGGTTACAATCTGGTAATATTCCTGATATTATTCTAACAGATCTTCAGATGCCCGTTATGGATGGGATAGAATTAATAAAACGAATAAAGGAAAGTGGTTATTTTAATGATATTCCAATCATTGTTTTAAGTAGTCAAGAGAGTAGTAATATTCGTGTTGAGTGTTTAAAGTTAGGTGCTGAGGATTACATTATGAAACCGTTTAATCCTGAAGAATTAATGATTAGAATCGAACGTTTGATTAAATAACAACATCATGGAAGTAGGGAGTAGACAATTGAATCTAATGTACATTGGGACTGACGATGCTGTCCTTAGCGATTTCAATCGACAGGATCTAAATATAAATTTAATACATCATGCAAATCCTTTAAAAGCATCCGATTGGATCGAGAAAAATGGATTGGTTGATGGTGTAATTAGTGAAATGGAATTGCCTGGTAGAAATGGATTGGATTATCATGATGTGTTTGTAGATAAATTCGACTCAAATCAGAAAATACCTTATATTCTTTTGGTGAAAGAGAAGAAGCCTGAAATTCTACAAAAAGCAATGCAGCAAAAAATTAGTGATGTATATGCTAAACCAATTGATGCTGAAAAATTGGCACATAGGGTGAATTTTTTGAAAGTTTTGCAAGTACATATGTCTTTCAATAAACAGGATAATGATAAAACTGTTAAAGTATATAAGACTCCCTTCTTTAAAAGATGTTTCGATATTTTCTTTGCCGGATTTGGCTTGTTATGTATTTCTCCCTTGTTACTTCTTTTCATTATTGCGATTCGACTAGAATCAAAAGGGAAGGTGTATTATATTTCGAAAAGGGTTGGGACTGGATATCGAATTTTCAATTTCTTAAAACTAAGATCGATGTATCCTGATGCTGATAAGAGATTAAAAGAACTAGAACATTTAAATCAGTATAGTAATGCTGAGGGTGAAGAAGAACAGTCTGACGAGATAATTAAAGAAAGCACTGAAAATCCAGGAGGAACCATTTTATTTGGTGATGAAGAGGAAGTTGAGGAAAGTGCTCACATACAAAGACAAAAACAAAAACAGGATAAAGCATTTGTGAAATTCGAAAATGATCCTCGTATTACAAAAGTAGGACAGATCATTAGAAAGTTGAGTATTGATGAGTTGCCTCAGTTAATTAATGTAATTAAAGGAGATATGTCTATTGTTGGTAATCGCCCTTTACCTTTGTATGAAGCAGAAATGCTAACAACAGATGAGTGGACAGATCGATTTAATGGCCCCGCAGGAATTACTGGTTTATGGCAAGTTGAAGCTAGAGGTAAATCTTCTAAAATGTCTCCAGAAGAGCGAAAAGGCCTTGATAATAAGTACGTCGAAATTGCTAACAGTAAATATTCATTTTGGAAAGATTTATGGATCATTTTACGTACGATTCCTGCAGTATTTCAAAAAGAAAATGTTTAAAAATTTATCTATGATTAGAAGAATTACACTTGTTTGTTTATTATTCTTAACATCTATCTTATCAACACTTTCACAGGAAGTTGAACAGGTTGTGAGTAAAGTTGTAGAGGGGAGTCATGTTAGTGATATGCTGATACCTCTAAGTGATATGCAACTCTTGGCTGTTCAAAACTCTCCTCTTTTAAAATTTTACAACGCGGATATCATTATCAGTGAATTAAAAATTAAGGCTGAGAAGAGAAATTGGATGACTACTTTAGGGTTTGAAGCAAGTGCTAAATATGGATTGTTTGATAACCTTTTAATTACGGAGGATTTAAATACAGAATCGACTACTTCATCTACCGAACAAACACGATATAGTGTAGGCTTAACTTTGAAAATTCCATTGAACACAGTTGCCGACCGTACCAATGTAAAACAAGCAAAGGCAGAACTAGAAAAATTTAGATATCAAAAGGAGAATAGTATAAAAGAACTCAGGCAATTGGTTATTGTTCAGTACAATAATGTATTGAAAAGTTATACTAGTGTTGAAGTGAGAAATAAATCTTTAGGAGTATTGAAAATGCACCTGAGTTCTGTCGAAAAAGATTTTGTAAATGGAAAAATCAACATAGCGGAATATTCTAGAGTCAATGATATTAAAATGAATGCAGAATTGGAATTTGAAAAAGTTAAAATTGAATTGTTAACCGCTATTCAAATTCTAAGTGAAATTGTAGGCAAGCCAGTTATCACCAAAAATTAGAACACTTTGAATATTATCTTCTTCATACGACTATTGCAAAAACACCTACTAGGACTAATTATTACTCCCATAGTAATGGTGTGCGTAGTATTCTTTTTAACGCAAGATCAACCCAAGTTATATGATTCTAGTACTAGGATTTATACTGGGATTGCTACCGGATCATCTATCGTATCGTTAGAGGAATCGAAGCTAGATTTGTTTGGGACAAGAATAGCTTTCGATAATTTAATTAACCTGGTTAGAACGAAGACTACAATTGAAGAGGTTTCTTTGCGCTTATTTACAAAGCATATGCTGTTGGATGGGCCAAAGTCAGATGTAATTCTTCCAGAACATTATAAGCTTTTAATGGAAACTGTACCAGAGAAAGTTAAGGCTTTAATCGTTCAAAATAATCCAGAGAAAACCTATCAAAATCTTTTAGAATACAAAAATACAGATCATACGAATTTCATTTATGAATTAATTCACTTAGGGCATAGACATTATAGTACTAAGGAGATTCTTAAAGAGATAAAGGTTGCTAGAGTGCAATCTAGTGACATGGTAAAAATTTCCTTTAATTCAGATGATCCTGGGGTTTGTGCAAATACCTTAGAATTAATTAATGAAGTATTTGTTAGAGTTTATTCAGATATAAAAGTAAACCAATCAGATGCTGTAGTTGGTTATTTTCAAAAGGAAATTGATAATGCAGAATCTAACTTGAACTATGCAGAGGAAGAGCTTGTAGAGTTTAATAAGAAATATAATATTATTAATTATTATGAGCAAACAAGACATATTGCTTCGGAAAAAGAACAGTTTGATTTAACGTATACCGAGATTCAGATGAAACACATGGCAGTGGTATCTGTTTTAAAGCTTCTTGAGAAAAAAATGACCAGAAATGAAAGACGAAGGGTGAATAGCAATGAAATGCTGGCTTTACGTGAGACTCTTTCAGATATCAAGCATCAAGTTTGGATGCTAACGAACTCTTCGCCAATTGAAGAGATTAAAACCGAAGCGAACTCGCTTAAATTGATTGAGTTAAAAAAGCAAGAAGCCGTTATTGAAGATAAATTGGGAGAATTAGTTGATGCCCAATATCGTTTTGATAATTCTAAAGAAGGAATTGCTGGTAATTCGATTTTAGAGCGATGGTTAGAGAAAATGATAGAGTTTGAATCTTCTAAAGCTCAATTAGAAGTTGGAAATGAGA
This window encodes:
- a CDS encoding TolC family protein — translated: MIRRITLVCLLFLTSILSTLSQEVEQVVSKVVEGSHVSDMLIPLSDMQLLAVQNSPLLKFYNADIIISELKIKAEKRNWMTTLGFEASAKYGLFDNLLITEDLNTESTTSSTEQTRYSVGLTLKIPLNTVADRTNVKQAKAELEKFRYQKENSIKELRQLVIVQYNNVLKSYTSVEVRNKSLGVLKMHLSSVEKDFVNGKINIAEYSRVNDIKMNAELEFEKVKIELLTAIQILSEIVGKPVITKN
- a CDS encoding GumC family protein — translated: MVCVVFFLTQDQPKLYDSSTRIYTGIATGSSIVSLEESKLDLFGTRIAFDNLINLVRTKTTIEEVSLRLFTKHMLLDGPKSDVILPEHYKLLMETVPEKVKALIVQNNPEKTYQNLLEYKNTDHTNFIYELIHLGHRHYSTKEILKEIKVARVQSSDMVKISFNSDDPGVCANTLELINEVFVRVYSDIKVNQSDAVVGYFQKEIDNAESNLNYAEEELVEFNKKYNIINYYEQTRHIASEKEQFDLTYTEIQMKHMAVVSVLKLLEKKMTRNERRRVNSNEMLALRETLSDIKHQVWMLTNSSPIEEIKTEANSLKLIELKKQEAVIEDKLGELVDAQYRFDNSKEGIAGNSILERWLEKMIEFESSKAQLEVGNEIKKDFDKLFESYAPLGATMKRLERKINVAEQKYLSLLESLNKAKLKQQNIELNSNLKIVTPPFFPIEARASKRKFLIIIAFMIGFVIPAFIIIVLEFIDTSIKTVARAEDAIGYKVLAMFPNLLHPNKNLDVDFVKKRTLEIMIRKLLLLKSAARGDNQPVQMTLFSNQKGEGKSFVFDLLVNKLNDLGYKCLYLTHNNIEPKASDVRKSYEITPMFHRAKTISQLVGYDIKKEDYDYVFVEIPDVMKNTYPVELVGESDYAIMMVRANRAWSSADVNSLNDFKSVAKKDTIQILLNGVELTEMENILGDLPKKRSYFRRFIKNALRLRFYTKTNIS